In a single window of the Thermogemmatispora onikobensis genome:
- a CDS encoding DUF58 domain-containing protein: protein MRSWQTVFLILLIVVTGFLAISSGWKALYVVTYVLLAVFLLSLLWAYSSLRGLVFHRAAPFGRVQVGDTFDERLMLDNVSIFPKLWVQIVDGSTLPGHRAGYVASMGGRKRALWRARTVCRRRGRYQLGPVIASSGDPFGLFRRHRLLSPAYEILVLPRVIPLAGFAFFTGGLPGKGRSTRRALHTTTNATTIREYVSGDSLNRIHWPSTAHYNKLMVKEFDLDPAMDAWIFLDLHQAVQAGEGEESTEEYGITIAASLAVYLLRQDLSLGLIVNGERREFLALDRGERQIERVLELLAVVRAGPGPDLKEALALDALHFGRNTAAIVITPSTSRDWHEGLRHLRRRGVQLAVIGLEAASFDGRPVDEDTWALLEGEGVPVLRIRRGDSLAEALERGPSVRSLQWRS from the coding sequence ATGCGGAGCTGGCAGACCGTCTTTCTGATACTCTTGATTGTGGTAACGGGCTTTCTGGCCATCAGTAGTGGCTGGAAGGCGCTCTATGTGGTCACCTACGTGTTGCTGGCCGTCTTTCTGCTCTCGCTGCTGTGGGCCTATTCCAGTCTGCGCGGCCTCGTCTTTCATCGCGCGGCCCCCTTTGGGCGTGTCCAGGTAGGTGACACCTTCGACGAGCGCCTGATGTTGGATAATGTGAGCATTTTCCCCAAACTCTGGGTGCAAATTGTCGATGGCTCGACACTGCCTGGGCACCGTGCTGGCTATGTTGCCAGCATGGGCGGACGCAAGCGCGCTCTCTGGCGAGCTCGCACGGTCTGTCGACGTCGAGGCCGCTACCAGCTTGGCCCTGTGATTGCCAGCAGTGGTGACCCCTTTGGCCTCTTCCGTCGTCACCGCTTGCTCTCGCCAGCGTATGAAATTCTCGTTCTGCCGCGTGTTATTCCACTGGCAGGCTTTGCCTTTTTTACTGGTGGTCTGCCTGGGAAGGGGCGCAGTACTCGACGCGCGCTGCACACGACGACGAACGCCACCACCATCCGAGAATACGTGAGCGGCGACTCGCTCAACCGCATTCACTGGCCCTCAACGGCGCATTATAATAAGCTAATGGTCAAAGAGTTTGACCTTGATCCTGCGATGGATGCCTGGATCTTCCTCGATCTCCATCAGGCGGTGCAGGCAGGCGAGGGAGAAGAGTCGACAGAAGAATATGGTATTACGATCGCGGCTTCCCTCGCCGTCTATCTGCTGCGTCAGGATCTGTCGCTGGGCCTGATTGTCAACGGCGAACGCCGGGAGTTCCTGGCGCTAGATCGCGGCGAGCGCCAGATCGAACGTGTGCTGGAGCTGCTGGCGGTGGTCAGGGCCGGACCAGGGCCGGACCTGAAGGAGGCCCTGGCGCTGGATGCTCTGCATTTTGGTCGCAATACGGCGGCCATTGTGATTACCCCTTCCACCTCGCGCGACTGGCACGAAGGGCTAAGGCACTTGCGCCGCCGCGGGGTCCAGCTGGCGGTAATCGGACTGGAGGCCGCTTCTTTTGATGGACGACCCGTCGATGAGGATACGTG